A single genomic interval of Zingiber officinale cultivar Zhangliang chromosome 4A, Zo_v1.1, whole genome shotgun sequence harbors:
- the LOC121969207 gene encoding probable beta-1,4-xylosyltransferase IRX10 codes for MGSVSRGRNLGSGSGLPTVLCGRSHKIGAIVLVVATFLVTRALDRLSCDFPSPSSAASPALFDRSSGYLSWPERSYGSRLDLKIYVYEEQEIDGLRELMRGRDGRISPDACLKGQWGTQVKIHQLLLKSRFRTLNKEEADLFFVPSYVKCVRMMGGLSDKEINKTYVKILSQMPHFRYSGGRDHIFVFPSGAGAHLFRSWATFLNRSIILTPEGDRTDKRDVTAFNTWKDIIIPGNVDDGMTKLHGPNVVQPIPLSKRNYLANFLGRAQGKVGRLQLVELAKQYPDKLESPELHLTGPNKLGRTEYFNHLRNAKFCLAPRGESSWTLRFYESFFVECVPVIISDQVELPFQNVIDYTQISIKWPSTRISTQLFEYLESIPDEVIETMIARGRQVRCLWVYASEAEPCSAMIGIMWELQRKVRRFHQSAETFWLHNGSVVNRDLVEFHRWRTPVPLP; via the exons ATGGGAAGCGTAAGCCGCGGTCGCAATCTCGGTTCCGGTAGCGGATTACCGACGGTGCTTTGTGGAAGATCCCACAAGATCGGCGCAATCGTCCTCGTCGTCGCTACCTTCCTCGTCACTCGTGCCTTGGATCGCCTCTCCTGCGACTTTCCTTCCCCCTCCTCCGCTGCATCCCCCGCCCTCTTCGACCGCAGCAGTGGCTATCTATCCTGGCCCGAACGAAGCTACGGCTCCCGCCTCGACCTTAAGATCTACGTCTACGAGGAGCAAGAGATCGATGGCCTCCGCGAGCTGATGCGCGGAAGGGACGGCCGGATCTCCCCCGACGCCTGCCTCAAGGGACAGTGGGGTACGCAG GTCAAAATccaccagttgcttctcaagtcAAGATTTCGGACGTTGAACAAGGAGGAAGCAGATCTCTTCTTTGTTCCCTCATATGTTAAATGTGTGAGGATGATGGGCGGTTTGAGTGATAAAGAAATCAATAAAACGTATGTAAag ATTCTCAGTCAAATGCCACATTTCCGATATTCAGGTGGTCGTGATCACATATTTGTCTTCCCTAG TGGGGCTGGTGCTCACTTGTTTCGTTCCTGGGCTACATTTTTGAATCGGTCAATCATCTTGACTCCAGAG GGTGACCGTACTGATAAACGTGATGTTACTGCTTTTAATACTTGGAAAGATATAATTATTCCTGGAAATGTTGATGATGGAATGACTAAGTTGCATGGCCCCAATGTGGTTCAGCCTATTCCATTATCAAAAAGAAATTATTTGGCAAACTTTCTAGGACGTGCTCAGGGGAAGGTTGGTCGTCTTCAATTGGTGGAACTTGCCAAGCAATATCCTGATAAG TTGGAATCTCCAGAGTTGCATCTCACAGGACCTAACAAGCTGGGAAGAACTGAGTACTTCAATCACTTGAGAAATGCTAAGTTTTGCCTAGCTCCACGTGGCGAGTCATCATGGACGCTTCGATTCTATGAGTCTTTCTTTGTG GAATGTGTCCCAGTCATCATATCAGATCAAGTTGAGCTTCCTTTCCAAAATGTGATTGATTATACGCAGATATCTATCAAATGGCCATCTACTCGGATAAGCACTCAACTCTTTGAATACCTAGAAAGCATACCAG ATGAAGTGATAGAAACAATGATAGCTCGAGGCAGACAGGTGAGGTGTCTGTGGGTCTATGCCTCCGAAGCTGAGCCATGCTCTGCTATGATAGGCATCATGTGGGAGCTTCAGAGAAAAGTGAGGCGTTTTCACCAGTCTGCAGAAACATTTTGGCTTCATAATGGCTCAGTTGTTAACAGAGACTTGGTTGAGTTCCATCGCTGGAGAACTCCTGTTCCCTTGCCTTGA